Below is a genomic region from Rouxiella chamberiensis.
TCACGGCAAGCCCGGCCCCCACCAGAATCACGCCGAGCGCCCGAGGCAGGCGAATCTGCCAGATAAAGAGTCTGGCCTCGGACGACAACCATTGAGTAGGCCACAGCCAGCGTTCACCGGCGCACAGGCTGAACGTCAGCACCAGTATCAGCAGCGCCAGAAGCAGCCACAGGCGTTGGCTGTCACGGCGCTTGTGTTGCGATTCAAGCCGGGAAAATGTAGGAAACGATGACATAGGGCGTGCTGCGGCTTCTGACTGATTATCTCCCTATATTAGACAGTTAACAGAGGATTTGAATGCTTATTGCGAGGTGTCACGGAAAAATCATAAAAAAAACCGCCGCATAACGATGCGACGGTCTGTCCGGATTGGCATTTTCAGGCTGTGCCGGAAGGCCTAGCGGTGCTGATCCTGCGGAGGCACAGGCTGGCCGTGGCCTGCGTTGTCTTTGGGACCATGATTATCCTGCGGGCCGTGGTTGCCGTGGTTCTGCTCGTGCTGCGGCTCGCGATGAGGTTGCGGTCTGCCTGCATCGTGTTTCGGCGGCGGCGCCGCTTCCCAGCGGTTGCCATGCCAATACATGCCGCGGCTGTTGCGCTCGCCCATGTGTTTGTTCTGGTGATTGCGCCACCACTGCGGCGTGCGCCAGTCATAGCCATCCCAGTAATCGCCACGGGAGTTTTTATCACCAATGTGAATGGATCCACCTGGCACGTTCAGATCGACGGATACGGTTCGCCTGCGCAACATTAACCTGAGCAAGAGCAGGCAGGGCCAACGCGATACACAGCATCAAATGAGATTTTTTCACACAGTTCACCTTAATATTATTGTTCTGCGAAATATTACAGATCTGCGGAATTTATATCAGGGGGAATAAAGGGTGACTATGAGAATAAAAGAGCTTTTCGTTTGCCTTGCAGCTAATTTACAATAAACGCACAAATGTATCCCACCTGAAATAAATCAGCAGAATTTTGCGTAAATAAGCTTCAATTTTCATAATTACGCTAACAACTCTTAACGTTAGTCTGACAACAACGTTTCCTTGTTTTATTTATAATCGGACTGTTTAATCAAACAAAGGAATTATTATGCGTCGTTTATTGGCATTTGTTACGGTAGCTCTGGTCGCGTGTAGCCTGAGCGGCTGCCTGTTCCCTCCGGTTCTGGGGCCCTGGCGGCGGCGGTGGTCACGGCGGTGGTGGTGGTGGCGGCGGTTGGCATGGCGGCGGCCCTGGCCGTTAATATCACGCTCGCTTAATCGCCCTGCAATGTATTTATTGCATCAAGCCGGTTAATACAGTGAATCATACTAAAAGGGGCTGCGGTCCCTTTTTTATTTGACTTTAATCATCCGGTCAATAATAAATAAACCTCGCGCCTTAAACCCTTTCAGAAAAGACTTCCCTTCTCTCCTGCGACGAAATTTAATCTATCAGACTATTCCTGAAGATCCCAACACCTTAACGTTATCTTTTCATTTCTGGCGAATAATTTTCAAACGACACACTTAAGTCATATTTCCGCTGATTTATGCACAAAAAAAAGGCCGCGATGTGCGGCCTTTTTATCAGTCGTGCTTATTCTTTCGGAGTGGCGTTTTCCACTCTGCTTTTCAACTTCTGTCCTGGACGGAAGGTCACCACACGGCGCGCCGTAATAGGAATGTCCTCGCCAGTTTTCGGGTTACGCCCCGGACGTTGGTTTTTGTCACGCAGATCAAAATTGCCAAAGCCAGACAATTTAACTTGTTCACCGTTCTCCAAAGCACGACGTACTTCTTCAAAGAACAGCTCAACCAGGTCTTTGGCATCCCGTTTGCTCAGCCCGAGCTTCTCAAACAGGTGTTCTGACATTTCAGCTTTAGTAAGCGCCATAGGTTCAATCCCTCAAGGATGCTTGGAATCGCTGTTTTAGGGCCTCTACACATCTTGCAACAGTAGCGGCGATCTCCTCTTCTTCCAGTGTACGAGCGGTATCCTGCAATACCAGACTGATAGCCAGGCTTTTAAAACCATCCGCTACGCCCCTGCCACGGTACACGTCAAATAAGTTTACGCCAACTACCTGATTTGCGCCAACTTTCTTACACTCTACCAAAATATCGTCTGCGGCGACGTTTTCAGGCACGACAATCGCGATGTCGCGACGGTTCGCCGGGAAGCGCGAAATCTCGTGCGCATCAGGCAGGACGCGGTCTGCGAGCTTATTCCACAGCATTTCGAACACCACCGTACGACCATTCAGGTCCAGTTTACGCTCGAGCTCAGGATGCACTACTCCAATGAAACCAATACGTTCGCCGTGTAAATAAATGGCAGCACTCTGTCCCGGATGCAGCGCCGGATTGACTTCGGCCTTGAACTGAATATCGTCCAATTTGCCGGTAAGCTCAAGAATCGCCTCAAGATCACCTTTCAAATCGTAGTAGTCAACCGCATTGCGCGCCAGGTCCCAATGTTCCTCATTGCGATTGCCTGCAATGACACCAGACAGCATGACATCCTGACGGATACCCAAATAAGCTTCGGAATCAGGCACAAAGCGCAGGCCACTTTCGAACAGACGGACGCGACCCTGCTGACGATTCTGGTTATAAACCACTGAAGAAAGCAAACCTGTCCATAAAGAGAGGCGCATTGCAGACATTTCGACGGAAATCGGGCTTGGCAGCATCAGCA
It encodes:
- a CDS encoding DUF2502 domain-containing protein, whose amino-acid sequence is MPGGSIHIGDKNSRGDYWDGYDWRTPQWWRNHQNKHMGERNSRGMYWHGNRWEAAPPPKHDAGRPQPHREPQHEQNHGNHGPQDNHGPKDNAGHGQPVPPQDQHR
- the ihfA gene encoding integration host factor subunit alpha, which gives rise to MALTKAEMSEHLFEKLGLSKRDAKDLVELFFEEVRRALENGEQVKLSGFGNFDLRDKNQRPGRNPKTGEDIPITARRVVTFRPGQKLKSRVENATPKE